One window of the Triticum dicoccoides isolate Atlit2015 ecotype Zavitan chromosome 3B, WEW_v2.0, whole genome shotgun sequence genome contains the following:
- the LOC119275559 gene encoding probable aquaporin TIP4-2: MPKIALGHRREASDPGCLRAVLGELVLTFLFVFVGVGSAIVGGQAVAAGGDTSAALIAVALGHALVVAVFATAGFHISGAHMNPAVTLSLAVGGHITLIRAGFFVLAQMLGSSLACILLRALTGGLVTPVHALAAGVGPIQGVVAEVVFTFTLLFTIYAAILDPKSSAPGFGPLLTGLLVGANTIAGGALTGASMNPARSFGPALASGNWANHWVYWVGPLAGGPLAVAVYEFIFTVPATHQQLPTVE, from the exons ATGCCGAAGATAGCGCTGGGCCACCGCCGCGAGGCGTCGGACCCCGGCTGCCTCCGGGCCGTGCTCGGCGAGCTCGTCCTCACCTTCCTCTTCGTCTTCGTCGGCGTCGGCTCCGCCATCGTCGGAG GACAAGCAGTCGCAGCCGGAGGCGACACGTCGGCGGCGTTGATCGCGGTGGCGCTGGGCCATGCGCTGGTGGTGGCGGTGTTCGCGACCGCAGGGTTCCACATCTCCGGCGCCCACATGAACCCGGCCGTCACGCTCAGCCTCGCCGTTGGCGGCCACATCACCCTCATCCGCGCCGGCTTCTTCGTGCTTGCCCAGATGCTCGGCTCCTCCCTCGCCTGCATCCTGCTCAGGGCCCTCACCGGCGGACTG GTCACTCCGGTGCACGCGCTGGCGGCGGGCGTGGGCCCGATCCAGGGCGTGGTGGCGGAGGTCGTCTTCACCTTCACGCTGCTCTTCACCATCTACGCCGCCATCCTCGACCCCAAGAGCTCCGCGCCAGGGTTCGGCCCGCTGCTCACCGGCCTCCTCGTCGGCGCCAACACCATCGCCGGCGGCGCGCTCACCGGCGCGTCCATGAACCCCGCGAGGTCCTTCGGGCCGGCGCTGGCCTCCGGAAACTGGGCCAACCACTGGGTCTACTGGGTCGGCCCTCTCGCCGGCGGGCCCCTCGCCGTGGCCGTCTACGAGTTCATCTTCACCGTCCCGGCGACGCACCAGCAGCTTCCGACGGTGGAGTGA